From the genome of Mesorhizobium japonicum MAFF 303099, one region includes:
- a CDS encoding YdeI/OmpD-associated family protein: MTRLKRPLNPMPDLIHAALVERGLTTAYEARPDYQKNDYLGWIARAKRPDTRQKRLDQMLDELQRGGVYMNMVWRG; encoded by the coding sequence ATGACCAGACTGAAACGCCCCCTTAATCCGATGCCTGACCTGATCCACGCCGCCCTGGTGGAGCGTGGCCTGACAACGGCTTATGAGGCCCGGCCGGACTACCAGAAGAACGACTATCTCGGCTGGATTGCCCGCGCCAAGCGCCCGGACACAAGGCAGAAGCGGCTCGACCAGATGCTGGACGAATTGCAACGTGGCGGCGTCTACATGAACATGGTTTGGCGCGGCTGA
- a CDS encoding DUF2214 family protein, whose protein sequence is MDTTDLVLAIVHHLLVFSLAGIIGAEFVLIRGDLPAVTLKRLAGIDRHYGIIASLIIIVGIARVFWSLKGWEFYVYNWMFWAKMAAFGIVGLLSIIPTVRFISWNRQAGANPSFSVPAGELASVKTYIRAEALVFLLIPVFAAAMARGYGI, encoded by the coding sequence ATGGACACGACCGACCTTGTGCTTGCCATTGTCCATCATCTGCTGGTGTTTTCCCTGGCAGGAATCATCGGCGCCGAATTCGTGCTGATCCGCGGCGACCTGCCCGCCGTAACCCTCAAGCGGCTCGCCGGCATCGACCGCCACTATGGCATCATCGCCTCACTCATCATCATCGTCGGCATCGCCCGTGTCTTCTGGAGCCTCAAGGGATGGGAGTTCTACGTTTACAACTGGATGTTCTGGGCCAAGATGGCGGCATTCGGCATCGTCGGCCTGCTGTCGATCATCCCGACCGTGCGCTTCATTTCCTGGAACCGGCAGGCCGGCGCCAATCCCTCCTTCTCCGTGCCGGCGGGCGAACTGGCCTCGGTGAAGACCTATATCCGCGCCGAGGCGCTCGTCTTCCTGCTGATCCCGGTTTTCGCGGCGGCGATGGCGCGCGGCTACGGTATCTGA
- the nth gene encoding endonuclease III, whose protein sequence is MASPKSKDSSMPEKDLPAGRRDGSNAKPRPRPVRRTPRYSPAEVHEIFRRFSVQRPEPKGELEHVNAFTLLVAVVLSAQATDAGVNKATRALFKVADTPRKMLALGEAKVGDYIRTIGLWRNKAKNVIALSEALIRDHGGVVPDGRDELVKLPGVGRKTANVVLNMAFGQHTMAVDTHIFRIGNRLGLAPGKTPEQVEQGLLKIIPDEYMRHAHHWLILHGRYVCKARKPDCPACVIADICKAEEKTSSIPAPLVPIAPLEAVAVGDQIP, encoded by the coding sequence ATGGCGAGCCCCAAGTCCAAAGATTCTTCCATGCCCGAAAAAGACCTACCGGCCGGACGACGCGACGGCTCGAACGCCAAGCCGCGCCCACGGCCGGTGCGGCGGACTCCGCGCTACAGTCCGGCGGAGGTGCACGAGATCTTCCGCCGTTTTTCGGTCCAGCGGCCGGAGCCGAAGGGCGAGCTCGAACACGTCAACGCCTTCACGCTGCTGGTGGCGGTGGTGCTTTCGGCACAGGCGACGGACGCCGGCGTCAACAAGGCGACGCGCGCGCTATTCAAGGTCGCTGATACGCCGCGGAAGATGCTGGCGCTGGGTGAGGCCAAGGTCGGCGACTATATCAGGACCATCGGCCTGTGGCGCAACAAAGCCAAGAACGTCATCGCGCTGTCGGAAGCGCTGATCCGCGATCATGGCGGCGTGGTGCCTGACGGTCGTGACGAGCTGGTCAAGCTGCCTGGCGTCGGGCGCAAGACCGCCAATGTCGTGCTGAACATGGCCTTCGGCCAGCATACGATGGCAGTCGACACGCACATCTTTCGGATCGGCAACCGGCTCGGCCTGGCGCCCGGCAAGACGCCCGAACAGGTCGAGCAAGGGCTGCTGAAGATCATCCCGGACGAATATATGCGCCATGCGCATCACTGGCTGATCCTGCATGGCCGTTATGTCTGCAAGGCACGCAAGCCGGATTGCCCGGCCTGCGTCATCGCTGACATCTGTAAGGCTGAGGAGAAGACGAGCAGCATTCCAGCGCCGCTGGTGCCGATCGCTCCGCTTGAAGCCGTGGCCGTTGGCGATCAGATACCGTAG
- a CDS encoding DUF2244 domain-containing protein encodes MSDTNASFQADEPFFHALLTPHRSLGRKGFLVLMGALSFGWLGTGAFFLSRGAWPVFGFFGLDVVAVYIAFRANYRAARAREEVSVSRTTLDIRKTAPSGKSEAHRFNPFWARFSVARHAEIGITRMTVEGQGQNVPIGGFLDPESRESFATAFSRALATAKAR; translated from the coding sequence ATGAGCGACACAAACGCCTCGTTCCAGGCTGACGAGCCCTTCTTTCACGCATTGCTGACCCCACACCGGTCGCTGGGCAGGAAGGGCTTCCTGGTCCTGATGGGCGCGCTGTCGTTCGGCTGGCTGGGGACCGGCGCGTTCTTCCTGTCGCGCGGCGCCTGGCCGGTATTCGGCTTCTTCGGCCTTGACGTGGTCGCCGTCTACATCGCCTTCCGCGCCAACTACCGCGCCGCCCGCGCCCGCGAAGAGGTGTCGGTCTCGCGTACCACCCTCGACATCCGCAAGACGGCCCCTTCGGGAAAATCGGAGGCCCACCGCTTCAACCCGTTCTGGGCACGGTTTTCGGTCGCTCGTCACGCCGAGATCGGCATCACCAGAATGACGGTTGAAGGCCAAGGCCAGAACGTGCCGATCGGCGGTTTTCTCGATCCCGAGTCCCGCGAGAGTTTTGCGACGGCTTTTTCACGCGCGCTGGCGACCGCCAAGGCGCGCTGA